Proteins encoded together in one Staphylococcus aureus window:
- the cntL gene encoding D-histidine (S)-2-aminobutanoyltransferase CntL: MNNFNNEIKLILQQYLEKFEAHYERVLQDDQYIEALETLMDDYSEFILNPIYEQQFNAWRDVEEKAQLIKSLQYITAQCVKQVEVIRARRLLDGQASTTGYFDNIEHCIDEEFGQCSIASNDKLLLVGSGAYPMTLIQVAKETGASVIGIDIDPQAVDLGRRIVNVLAPNEDITITDQKVSELKDIKDVTHIIFSSTIPLKYSILEELYDLTNENVVVAMRFGDGIKAIFNYPSQETAEDKWQCVNKHMRPQQIFDIALYKKAAIKVGITDV; the protein is encoded by the coding sequence ATGAATAACTTTAATAATGAAATCAAATTGATATTACAACAATATTTAGAAAAGTTTGAAGCGCATTACGAGCGTGTATTACAAGACGATCAATATATCGAAGCATTAGAAACATTGATGGATGACTATAGTGAATTTATTTTAAATCCTATTTATGAACAACAATTTAATGCTTGGCGTGACGTTGAAGAAAAAGCACAATTAATAAAATCACTGCAATATATTACAGCGCAGTGTGTTAAACAAGTGGAAGTCATTAGAGCGAGACGTCTATTAGACGGACAGGCGTCTACCACAGGTTACTTTGACAATATAGAACATTGTATTGATGAAGAGTTTGGACAATGTAGTATAGCTAGCAATGACAAATTATTGTTAGTTGGTTCAGGTGCATATCCAATGACGTTAATTCAAGTAGCAAAAGAAACAGGTGCTTCAGTTATCGGTATTGATATTGATCCACAAGCCGTTGACCTAGGGCGCAGAATCGTTAACGTCTTAGCACCAAATGAAGATATAACAATTACGGATCAAAAGGTATCTGAACTTAAAGATATCAAAGATGTGACGCATATCATATTCAGCTCGACAATTCCTTTAAAGTACAGCATTTTAGAAGAATTATATGATTTAACAAATGAAAATGTCGTAGTTGCAATGCGCTTTGGTGATGGCATCAAAGCAATATTTAATTATCCGTCACAAGAAACAGCGGAAGATAAGTGGCAATGTGTGAATAAACATATGAGACCACAGCAAATTTTTGATATAGCACTTTATAAAAAAGCAGCTATAAAGGTAGGTATTACGGATGTCTAA